A window of the Sphaerobacter thermophilus DSM 20745 genome harbors these coding sequences:
- a CDS encoding PIG-L deacetylase family protein → MSVTTPPEPRPVFLAPHYDDVALSCGGTVASFAEGGARPLIVTCFGGAPTGPLSDFARFQHERWGVGPDDAVRIRRAEEACAAAALGAEALWLDFHDAIYRGTRYTSDDDLFGPLHPDDRPLVDDLTAAVAALAAPGATVYVPLGLGNHVDHQIATLAGQRLAGMGRRVLAYEDFPYAGDPAGAPALQARAAEVAAGPAETRFLTPVQLEARVRAILCYRTQLPVIFRHQGDPAESTRRYARAVGSGRPAERFWPLRTNS, encoded by the coding sequence GTGTCCGTTACCACTCCGCCTGAGCCACGCCCGGTCTTCCTCGCTCCGCACTACGACGACGTGGCACTCTCCTGCGGCGGGACCGTGGCCTCCTTCGCCGAAGGCGGCGCGCGCCCGCTGATCGTCACCTGCTTCGGCGGCGCGCCGACCGGGCCGCTCAGCGACTTTGCGCGGTTCCAGCACGAGCGCTGGGGGGTCGGACCGGACGACGCCGTGCGCATCCGTCGCGCGGAGGAGGCGTGCGCCGCTGCCGCGCTGGGAGCCGAAGCGCTTTGGCTCGACTTCCACGACGCCATCTACCGGGGCACGCGCTACACCTCGGATGACGACCTCTTCGGCCCTCTCCACCCGGACGACCGCCCGCTGGTCGACGACCTCACCGCGGCCGTCGCCGCGCTGGCCGCACCGGGCGCGACGGTCTACGTGCCGCTCGGCTTGGGCAACCATGTGGACCACCAGATCGCCACGCTCGCGGGACAGCGGCTGGCCGGGATGGGCCGCCGCGTGCTGGCGTACGAGGACTTCCCCTACGCCGGAGACCCGGCCGGTGCGCCCGCGCTCCAGGCGCGTGCTGCGGAGGTCGCCGCGGGTCCGGCCGAGACGCGGTTCCTCACTCCGGTCCAGTTGGAAGCGCGGGTGCGCGCCATCCTCTGCTACCGCACCCAGCTCCCGGTCATCTTCCGCCACCAGGGCGATCCGGCCGAGTCCACCCGCCGCTACGCCCGCGCCGTCGGCTCCGGCCGCCCGGCCGAGCGCTTCTGGCCGCTGCGTACCAACTCCTAG
- the selB gene encoding selenocysteine-specific translation elongation factor → MSMQSLTYVVGTAGHVDHGKSTLVKALTGIDPDRLREEKEREMTIDLGFAWMKLPSGRQISIIDVPGHERFIKNMLAGVGGIDAALLVVAADEGPMPQTAEHLAILDLLQIERGLIVLTKTDLVDGEWRDLVVEEIREAVRGTVMDGAPVVPVSAVTGEGLDDLRAAIDALLDAVPPHNETGRPRLPIDRVFTVAGFGTVVTGTLLGGPLEIGQEVEILPAGRRGRVRGLQSHRSKVERAQPGSRTAVNLAGISVEEIARGDVLTVPGWLTPTRLLDARLRLVPDSPVALEQNDEVDFFLGSAETLARVTLLDAERIEPGQEGWVQFRFPTPLVAVRGDRFIVRRPSPSLTIGGGVVVDAHPRRHRRFRPEVIQALEVLASGAPEEIVAQALAAGPQERRALVRSVALPESDVQAAIDRLVAEGQVVALGRGGPAGYLIRADTLERITGDIQALLESYHRRQPLRRGMAKEEVRSRTGLPARVFEEIVAHAASAAALVDDGETLRLPGHEITFTPEQREKIDRYLAALRAAPYTPPGPAEFGIDPEVAIALAETGEVVRVDEGIIFARETFEEIQRQVLEIIDREGRITLAQFRDHFGSSRKYAQAVLEYLDHQRVTRRVGDERVRYHSA, encoded by the coding sequence ATGAGCATGCAGTCCCTGACCTACGTGGTCGGCACGGCCGGCCACGTCGACCACGGTAAGTCCACGCTGGTGAAAGCCCTGACCGGCATCGACCCGGACCGGCTCCGCGAGGAGAAGGAACGGGAGATGACGATTGACCTGGGCTTCGCCTGGATGAAGCTGCCCAGCGGGCGGCAGATCAGCATCATCGACGTGCCGGGCCACGAGCGCTTCATCAAGAACATGCTCGCAGGTGTGGGCGGAATCGACGCGGCGTTGCTGGTGGTCGCGGCCGACGAGGGGCCGATGCCGCAGACGGCCGAGCACCTGGCGATCCTGGATCTCCTCCAGATCGAGCGGGGACTGATTGTCTTGACCAAGACCGACCTGGTCGATGGCGAGTGGCGGGATCTGGTGGTCGAGGAGATTCGCGAGGCGGTGCGCGGCACCGTGATGGACGGAGCGCCCGTGGTGCCGGTGTCGGCGGTGACCGGGGAGGGGCTGGACGACCTGCGCGCCGCCATTGATGCACTGCTGGATGCCGTCCCGCCGCACAACGAAACCGGTCGGCCGCGGCTGCCGATCGACCGGGTCTTCACCGTAGCAGGCTTCGGCACGGTAGTGACGGGGACGCTGCTCGGCGGGCCGCTGGAGATCGGTCAAGAGGTCGAGATCCTCCCGGCCGGGCGGCGTGGGCGCGTGCGCGGGCTGCAGAGCCACCGGTCGAAGGTGGAACGCGCACAGCCGGGCTCTCGCACCGCGGTGAACCTGGCGGGGATCTCGGTCGAAGAGATCGCCCGAGGCGATGTGCTGACGGTCCCTGGCTGGCTGACGCCGACGCGCCTGCTGGATGCCCGGCTGCGGCTCGTGCCTGACTCACCGGTCGCCCTGGAGCAGAACGACGAGGTGGACTTCTTCCTCGGCTCGGCCGAGACCCTGGCGCGGGTGACCTTGCTCGATGCCGAGCGGATCGAGCCGGGGCAAGAGGGCTGGGTGCAGTTCCGCTTCCCAACGCCCCTGGTGGCCGTCAGAGGCGACCGCTTCATCGTGCGGCGCCCCTCGCCCAGCCTGACGATCGGCGGCGGGGTGGTCGTCGATGCGCACCCACGTCGCCACCGTCGTTTCCGGCCCGAGGTCATCCAGGCGCTCGAGGTGCTTGCCTCCGGGGCGCCGGAGGAGATCGTCGCCCAGGCACTCGCCGCCGGGCCGCAGGAGCGCCGCGCGCTCGTGCGGAGCGTGGCGCTGCCGGAGTCCGATGTGCAGGCGGCGATCGACCGGCTGGTCGCGGAGGGCCAGGTGGTGGCGCTCGGTCGTGGCGGCCCGGCGGGCTACCTGATCCGTGCCGACACGCTGGAGCGTATCACCGGCGACATCCAGGCCCTGCTCGAGTCCTACCACCGGCGCCAGCCGCTCCGCCGCGGCATGGCCAAGGAGGAGGTCCGCAGCCGGACCGGTCTGCCTGCTCGTGTCTTCGAGGAGATCGTCGCCCACGCGGCTTCCGCGGCTGCGCTGGTGGACGACGGCGAGACACTGCGCCTTCCCGGCCACGAGATTACCTTCACCCCGGAGCAGCGGGAGAAGATCGACCGCTACCTCGCGGCACTGCGGGCGGCGCCCTACACGCCGCCCGGCCCGGCCGAGTTCGGGATCGACCCGGAGGTCGCCATCGCGCTGGCCGAGACGGGCGAGGTGGTGCGGGTCGACGAGGGGATCATCTTCGCCCGCGAGACCTTCGAGGAGATCCAGCGGCAGGTCCTGGAGATCATCGACCGGGAGGGCCGGATCACACTGGCCCAGTTCCGCGACCACTTCGGGTCCAGCCGCAAGTACGCCCAGGCCGTGCTGGAGTACCTCGATCACCAGCGCGTGACCCGGCGTGTGGGGGACGAGCGTGTCCGTTACCACTCCGCCTGA
- a CDS encoding cellulase family glycosylhydrolase: MSAVGHRFHRLIRRWDVRVAFHVLVLLGLLGSLGVAALSQPYFTRGVEAGEDLQPIPHTDVNPLGVNTLLNEEADPEKVERTLDMIAAGGFTFVRQMFAWYEIEPAKGVYVDPRTGQDTWEKYDRIVNLAHERGLEIIARLDKPPRWAREGQPGVDQVPDGPPNNDADYADFVRTVVSRYRGKVRYIQIWNEPNLYGEWGGQPINPARFTELLKAAYTAAKEANPEVVVLLPGLAPTDQRGPENLNEFLFLQGMYDAGAKDYFDIATAMVYGYGYSPYDRRVEFERNNFSRVIQMREVMVRNGDADKPIWAAEYGWVSLPDDWTGDASVWGRPVSAETQARYLLQGYLRAQREWPWLGAMCVWLFRFPTSPTATPDAGRNPTRGFAIVNYDFSPTPAYTTLAGSRARLDRAYTGAYPASTRLIQHDGGWNLVGEGTSQTLVPAAAGATLRIPFSGPRLDLLLDGSGQGLMVTIDGEPAPGLPTDETGAAIAVPDADGRVTVADGLDDGPHVAEIRALAGEGGSVALAGFVVVRQPWQSWAYPWIYGTFAVMVVLTLASLVWNWRFRPALPPSPTGGGANGHVPRRLTAADLRARSRARRSTVRRR, translated from the coding sequence GTGAGCGCCGTTGGGCATCGGTTTCATCGACTGATCCGTCGCTGGGACGTGCGTGTGGCGTTCCACGTGCTCGTCCTGCTCGGGCTGCTCGGGAGCCTGGGCGTCGCCGCGCTGAGCCAGCCGTACTTCACGCGAGGTGTTGAGGCGGGGGAGGATCTCCAGCCGATCCCGCACACCGATGTCAACCCCCTGGGCGTCAACACGCTGCTGAATGAGGAAGCCGACCCGGAGAAGGTCGAGCGCACGCTCGACATGATCGCTGCGGGCGGCTTCACCTTCGTGCGGCAGATGTTCGCGTGGTACGAGATCGAGCCGGCCAAGGGGGTCTACGTCGACCCACGTACCGGGCAGGATACCTGGGAGAAGTACGACCGCATCGTGAACCTGGCCCACGAGCGCGGGCTGGAGATCATTGCCCGGCTCGACAAACCGCCGCGCTGGGCGCGGGAGGGGCAGCCGGGCGTGGATCAGGTGCCTGACGGCCCGCCGAACAACGACGCCGACTACGCCGACTTCGTCCGCACCGTCGTCAGCCGCTACCGGGGCAAGGTCCGCTACATCCAGATCTGGAATGAGCCGAACCTGTACGGGGAGTGGGGCGGGCAGCCGATCAACCCGGCGCGCTTCACTGAACTGCTCAAGGCTGCCTACACCGCGGCCAAGGAGGCCAACCCGGAGGTGGTCGTTCTCCTTCCGGGCCTGGCCCCGACCGACCAGCGCGGACCGGAGAACCTGAACGAATTCCTCTTCCTGCAGGGGATGTACGACGCCGGGGCGAAGGACTACTTCGATATCGCCACGGCGATGGTCTACGGCTACGGCTACAGCCCGTACGACCGCCGGGTCGAGTTCGAGCGCAACAACTTCTCCCGCGTGATTCAGATGCGGGAGGTGATGGTGCGCAACGGTGACGCCGACAAGCCGATCTGGGCGGCCGAGTACGGGTGGGTGTCGCTGCCGGACGACTGGACCGGCGATGCTTCGGTCTGGGGCAGGCCGGTGAGTGCCGAGACGCAGGCGCGCTACCTGCTGCAAGGTTATCTGCGGGCGCAGCGCGAGTGGCCCTGGCTCGGCGCGATGTGCGTCTGGCTCTTCCGCTTCCCGACGTCGCCCACCGCCACGCCCGATGCGGGCCGCAACCCCACCCGCGGCTTTGCGATCGTCAACTACGACTTCTCACCGACTCCGGCGTACACCACGCTCGCGGGGTCCCGCGCGCGGCTCGACCGCGCCTACACCGGCGCGTATCCCGCCAGCACCCGACTGATCCAGCACGACGGCGGGTGGAACCTCGTCGGGGAGGGGACAAGCCAAACCCTGGTGCCGGCGGCAGCCGGGGCGACCCTACGCATCCCCTTCAGCGGACCGCGGCTCGACCTGCTGCTCGACGGGAGCGGTCAGGGCTTGATGGTGACCATCGACGGCGAGCCGGCACCGGGGTTGCCGACCGACGAGACCGGGGCGGCGATCGCTGTGCCGGACGCAGATGGCCGAGTCACCGTGGCCGACGGGCTCGACGACGGGCCGCATGTGGCCGAGATTCGCGCCCTGGCGGGCGAGGGCGGCTCGGTGGCGTTGGCCGGCTTCGTCGTCGTCCGGCAGCCGTGGCAGTCCTGGGCCTACCCCTGGATCTACGGAACCTTCGCCGTGATGGTGGTCCTGACCCTGGCGTCGCTCGTGTGGAACTGGCGCTTCCGCCCTGCCCTGCCGCCGAGCCCGACGGGCGGCGGGGCCAACGGCCACGTCCCGCGACGCCTCACTGCCGCTGACCTCCGTGCTCGGTCCCGCGCCCGGCGGAGCACGGTGCGCCGCCGGTGA
- a CDS encoding ArnT family glycosyltransferase, translating to MDRLRTPVQPQRREATLALPETPERFWAHPHSLWIAIAAAWGIRLVLAWLSLRLGFVEYNADGFTRVIHGYEWLQNPRWEVGVWLPLHFWLLGGALAIWDNLYLAPKLLATLAGLATITNLALVGATLAGRRAGALTALVVAAFPYEVWFSVSGMAEPVFHAFVSGAALGLARWWVTGSGRPLVLGALSLMAATAVRYEGWFYAAVWAALVLGGGWLRGWLRGRRQAGVVLGALLPFLFIGVWLQQNYAHFGDPLAFARETAAIKTELDPANVSASLLQRLLAYPRALLQIVRVVVVASTGAALWLLLRHPRRWGVHVVFVGGQALLLILVTATFANLGPGAERYLLSNVVLLLPALAAAALDLWDLRPTGWGATSRYVQRAARLVAVLGVVLLLASFGRRLAAPPRDYPDPDTRELAPVLTTALREPDPLGRPFVPVVLPHPPADAYNAGYALRILTGQPDTVVVTDQPALLTDMLATHGARLWVVDTTAEVDPPAAERSVTVGRFVIGWPAGE from the coding sequence ATGGATCGTCTCAGGACACCTGTGCAACCACAGCGGCGCGAGGCCACGTTAGCTCTTCCCGAGACGCCTGAGCGCTTTTGGGCTCACCCTCATTCCCTGTGGATCGCCATCGCGGCGGCCTGGGGTATCCGGCTGGTGCTGGCCTGGCTGTCGCTCCGGCTGGGCTTCGTCGAGTACAACGCCGATGGCTTCACCCGCGTCATCCACGGCTACGAGTGGCTCCAGAACCCGCGGTGGGAAGTCGGGGTCTGGCTCCCGCTGCACTTCTGGTTGCTTGGTGGCGCGCTGGCCATCTGGGACAACCTTTACCTCGCGCCGAAACTGCTGGCCACGCTCGCCGGGCTGGCCACGATCACCAACCTGGCGCTCGTCGGCGCCACCCTTGCGGGGCGGCGGGCCGGGGCCCTGACCGCGCTCGTCGTCGCGGCGTTCCCATACGAGGTCTGGTTCTCCGTGAGCGGCATGGCCGAGCCGGTGTTCCATGCGTTCGTCAGCGGCGCCGCGCTCGGCCTGGCCCGCTGGTGGGTCACCGGCTCGGGCCGCCCGCTCGTCCTCGGCGCCCTGTCGCTCATGGCAGCCACAGCCGTTCGCTACGAGGGGTGGTTCTACGCCGCGGTCTGGGCCGCGCTGGTGCTGGGCGGCGGCTGGCTGCGTGGCTGGCTGCGCGGCCGCCGGCAGGCTGGCGTCGTCCTGGGCGCGCTGCTCCCGTTCCTCTTCATCGGCGTGTGGCTGCAGCAGAACTACGCCCATTTCGGTGATCCCCTCGCGTTCGCGCGGGAAACGGCCGCGATCAAGACCGAGCTGGACCCGGCGAACGTGAGCGCATCGCTGCTGCAGCGCCTTCTCGCCTACCCCCGGGCGCTGCTCCAGATCGTGCGGGTCGTGGTGGTCGCCTCAACCGGCGCGGCGCTCTGGCTCCTTCTCCGTCACCCCCGGCGCTGGGGCGTGCACGTGGTGTTCGTCGGCGGGCAGGCACTGCTGCTGATCCTGGTCACGGCGACCTTCGCGAATCTCGGCCCGGGCGCCGAGCGCTACCTCCTCTCGAACGTCGTCCTGCTCCTCCCCGCGCTGGCGGCCGCCGCACTCGACCTCTGGGATCTGCGCCCGACCGGGTGGGGAGCGACGTCCCGGTATGTCCAACGCGCGGCGCGCCTCGTCGCCGTCCTCGGCGTGGTCCTCTTGCTCGCCAGTTTCGGCCGGCGGCTCGCGGCTCCGCCGCGCGACTACCCGGATCCGGACACACGGGAACTCGCCCCGGTGCTGACCACGGCGCTTCGCGAGCCGGACCCGCTCGGCCGGCCCTTCGTTCCGGTCGTCCTGCCTCACCCACCAGCCGACGCCTACAATGCCGGTTACGCGCTGCGCATCCTGACCGGGCAGCCCGACACGGTCGTGGTCACGGACCAGCCGGCGCTGCTGACTGACATGCTCGCGACGCATGGTGCCCGGCTCTGGGTCGTCGACACGACCGCGGAGGTCGACCCCCCGGCCGCAGAGCGCTCCGTCACCGTCGGCCGCTTCGTCATCGGCTGGCCGGCAGGGGAGTGA
- a CDS encoding ArnT family glycosyltransferase, with amino-acid sequence MLTEQPSRVGAELALETPLGEGSLGRWVARGAVALAIVLFGALCLYQYHLPGLHYDEAFDVVPALQILRGDPVTLPRGVGIHLFGRSFPVMLGDTWGIVSTYAVLPLFWLLDVDVLAIRLWPILAGMLAVFLTYLIGRRIYHRWVGVGAALLLSMFPSYVFWTRVGISAIAHLVAIMLGIMLAYLAWRGRETRGGTRWLVLIGLLAGIGLATRLLFGWLLLAVPIAYAILVLADWLSEDRHAAYSVRDTVELAIDRLKRDLPFRSKREALSPLAGAAVGAFPVLYYNVVTRGSSLGQLANPSQTGQGVDNPTLWDNLETVADGLRTLLNGGSFWFYGGIFTNPLYPWVVAVSAVGLLVLVHRVPELRRCRRSTVFLLGFAFAVLLLSCFTVSIPESTRLLILLPIPQLLTAGFAVFGSRWLARKLRSRLRPALTATVVVTLLFVPLIARDLWVDARYHRALARSGGRSDFSSAIYDLAAYLDEHGITRPYALDRGVKWNIMILTQGRVEPLEIAGTGAESGSGSEATVQDLLAAPDPVILVRAEAGNPSHQLASLEQLVSASGRTPRLEHTFTQRDGTPVFHVFRVGE; translated from the coding sequence ATGCTCACAGAGCAGCCGAGCAGGGTGGGGGCGGAACTGGCTCTCGAGACGCCTCTTGGAGAGGGGAGCCTGGGGCGCTGGGTGGCGCGCGGCGCGGTTGCGCTGGCGATCGTCCTCTTCGGCGCCCTCTGCCTGTACCAGTATCACCTGCCGGGCCTCCACTACGATGAGGCCTTCGACGTCGTCCCCGCCTTGCAGATTCTCCGAGGGGATCCGGTGACCCTACCGCGGGGAGTCGGTATCCACCTCTTCGGGCGGTCCTTCCCGGTGATGCTCGGCGACACCTGGGGCATTGTCAGCACCTATGCCGTGCTGCCGCTCTTCTGGCTGCTCGATGTCGATGTGCTCGCCATCCGCCTCTGGCCGATCCTGGCCGGGATGCTCGCCGTGTTCCTCACCTATCTGATCGGACGGCGGATCTACCACCGCTGGGTCGGGGTGGGCGCGGCGTTGCTGCTGTCGATGTTCCCCTCCTATGTCTTCTGGACGCGGGTCGGGATTTCCGCCATCGCCCACCTTGTCGCGATCATGCTCGGCATCATGCTGGCCTACCTGGCATGGCGCGGGCGTGAGACACGGGGTGGCACGCGCTGGCTTGTCCTGATCGGACTGCTAGCCGGCATCGGCCTTGCCACGAGGCTCCTCTTCGGCTGGCTTCTCCTTGCCGTGCCGATCGCCTACGCCATCCTGGTCCTGGCCGACTGGCTCAGCGAGGACCGCCACGCCGCCTACTCGGTGCGCGACACGGTGGAGCTGGCCATCGACCGCCTGAAGCGCGATCTACCGTTCCGGAGCAAGCGCGAGGCGCTCTCCCCGCTGGCCGGCGCTGCCGTCGGTGCCTTCCCGGTGCTCTACTACAACGTGGTCACACGCGGCAGCTCCCTCGGCCAGCTGGCCAACCCGTCCCAGACCGGCCAGGGCGTCGACAACCCCACCCTCTGGGACAACCTGGAGACGGTGGCCGACGGGCTCAGGACCCTCCTGAACGGCGGTTCCTTCTGGTTCTACGGCGGGATCTTCACGAACCCGCTCTACCCGTGGGTGGTGGCCGTCAGCGCGGTCGGGCTGCTCGTCCTGGTCCACCGCGTGCCGGAGTTGCGGCGCTGCCGGCGTTCGACCGTCTTCCTCCTCGGCTTCGCCTTCGCTGTGTTGCTCCTGAGCTGCTTCACCGTCTCGATCCCGGAGTCGACCCGCCTGCTCATCCTGCTGCCGATCCCGCAGTTGCTCACCGCCGGTTTCGCGGTCTTCGGCTCCCGCTGGCTCGCGCGCAAGCTGCGATCGCGCCTGCGCCCGGCGCTGACGGCGACGGTGGTGGTGACGCTGCTCTTCGTGCCGCTCATAGCGCGCGACCTGTGGGTGGACGCGCGGTACCACCGCGCGCTGGCGCGGAGCGGCGGCCGGAGCGACTTCTCCAGCGCCATCTACGACCTGGCCGCCTATCTGGATGAGCACGGCATCACCCGGCCCTATGCGCTCGATCGAGGCGTCAAGTGGAACATCATGATCCTGACCCAGGGGCGTGTCGAGCCGCTGGAGATTGCCGGGACGGGGGCCGAGTCCGGATCGGGCTCAGAGGCAACGGTACAGGACCTGCTGGCGGCGCCTGATCCGGTCATCCTGGTCCGCGCTGAGGCGGGGAATCCCTCTCACCAGCTCGCGTCGTTGGAGCAGCTCGTCTCCGCCAGCGGCCGCACCCCACGGCTGGAGCATACGTTTACTCAACGGGATGGGACGCCGGTGTTCCATGTCTTCCGTGTGGGAGAGTGA
- a CDS encoding SPW repeat domain-containing protein → MQAQQARSSAGLSLIQALNIALGIWILGSTYWLGLQEYKGARIANGMGAALIIGFAITQLAIPRWRVWSWVGVLTGVFVAAAPFLFDFTVMTAGTINNVVCGILMALIAATGLLRR, encoded by the coding sequence GTGCAGGCGCAACAGGCCCGTTCGTCGGCAGGGCTCAGCCTCATCCAGGCCCTCAATATCGCCCTGGGTATCTGGATCCTGGGTTCTACCTACTGGTTGGGTTTGCAAGAGTACAAGGGCGCGCGGATCGCCAATGGAATGGGAGCTGCGCTGATCATCGGCTTCGCCATTACCCAGCTCGCCATACCGCGGTGGCGCGTGTGGTCGTGGGTTGGCGTGCTGACCGGCGTCTTCGTGGCTGCGGCGCCCTTCCTCTTCGACTTCACCGTGATGACGGCCGGGACGATCAACAACGTGGTCTGCGGCATCCTGATGGCTCTGATCGCGGCCACCGGCCTCCTCCGCCGCTAG
- a CDS encoding LiaF transmembrane domain-containing protein, with protein sequence MARELTGRALIGLLLVLLGALLLIQTLGGPDVGQIISDWWPLAIIAIGLAQLAASRHTRVGPAILIAVGLVFLASTTGLVPGSIWSLFWPLVLIAIGLFVILRRGPRRASLDPADAVSSFVIFGGNDIVNRSEDFQGGWATALFGGITLDLRQAQLLPAGATLDVYTAFGGIDILVPRGWNIAISGLPIFGGYEDKTDQDGPLPPDAPTLTVNAVCLFGGVTVKHER encoded by the coding sequence ATGGCCCGAGAACTCACCGGACGCGCGCTCATCGGCCTGCTACTCGTCCTGCTCGGGGCCCTCTTACTGATCCAGACGCTGGGCGGGCCCGACGTCGGCCAGATCATCAGCGATTGGTGGCCACTGGCGATCATCGCCATCGGCCTGGCTCAACTCGCCGCCAGCCGGCACACGCGAGTCGGCCCGGCCATCCTCATCGCGGTCGGACTGGTGTTCCTGGCAAGCACGACCGGGCTCGTCCCCGGTTCGATCTGGAGCCTGTTCTGGCCGCTGGTGCTGATCGCGATCGGCCTGTTCGTGATCCTGCGCCGCGGCCCGCGGCGGGCGAGCCTCGACCCGGCCGACGCGGTCAGCAGCTTCGTGATCTTCGGCGGCAACGACATCGTGAACCGCTCCGAAGACTTCCAGGGCGGCTGGGCGACCGCGCTCTTCGGCGGGATCACACTCGATCTGCGGCAGGCACAACTCCTGCCGGCCGGCGCCACCCTCGACGTATACACGGCCTTCGGCGGGATCGACATCCTCGTCCCGCGCGGCTGGAACATCGCGATCAGCGGACTCCCGATCTTCGGGGGCTACGAGGACAAGACCGACCAGGACGGACCGCTGCCACCGGACGCGCCGACGCTCACCGTCAACGCGGTCTGCCTGTTCGGCGGGGTAACTGTCAAGCACGAGCGGTAG
- a CDS encoding ABC transporter ATP-binding protein, protein MGLSQNGPPAIEFAGLTKRFGTFVAVNRLTFSVPAGSVFGFLGPNGAGKTTTIGMLLGLIEPDEGTATIFGHDVRTDLPAALARTGALVERPSFYPYLSGRTNLRLMARIAGIDDPKRIDAALEMVDLTARANANFGGYSQGMKQRLGIAAALLLEPDLLILDEPTNGLDPAGQHEIRSLIRDLASAGRTIFLSSHLLHEVQEICTHVAIIHRGTLIASGPLAEILAGGERLAIRVDRPEAAADLLRRLPVVRGVEEQDGHLLVDAPVDEAAALNRALVEAGFAVSALGVRESRLEERFLALTEARRGEG, encoded by the coding sequence ATGGGCCTCAGCCAGAACGGCCCGCCGGCTATCGAGTTCGCTGGGCTGACCAAGCGCTTCGGCACGTTTGTCGCCGTCAATCGGCTCACGTTCTCGGTCCCGGCTGGCTCCGTCTTCGGCTTCCTCGGCCCGAACGGGGCCGGGAAGACGACCACGATCGGCATGCTGCTGGGCCTGATAGAGCCGGACGAGGGGACCGCCACCATCTTCGGCCACGACGTCCGCACCGACCTGCCGGCCGCGCTCGCCCGCACCGGCGCGCTGGTCGAGCGCCCCAGCTTCTACCCCTACCTCAGTGGGCGGACCAACCTGCGCTTGATGGCGCGCATCGCCGGGATCGACGACCCGAAGCGGATCGACGCCGCGCTGGAGATGGTGGACCTCACGGCCCGCGCCAACGCCAACTTCGGCGGCTACTCCCAGGGGATGAAGCAGCGTCTGGGCATCGCCGCCGCGCTCCTGCTGGAGCCAGACCTGCTCATCCTCGACGAGCCGACCAACGGGCTCGACCCCGCCGGGCAGCACGAAATCCGCAGTCTGATCCGCGATCTCGCCAGCGCCGGACGGACCATCTTCCTCTCCAGCCACCTCCTCCATGAGGTGCAGGAGATCTGCACTCACGTCGCGATCATCCACCGCGGCACATTGATCGCCAGCGGTCCCCTGGCCGAGATCCTGGCCGGCGGCGAGCGGCTGGCGATCCGCGTGGATCGGCCGGAGGCCGCGGCGGACCTGCTGCGCAGACTCCCTGTGGTCCGCGGCGTCGAGGAGCAGGACGGGCACTTGCTGGTCGACGCACCGGTGGACGAGGCGGCTGCGCTCAACCGGGCGCTCGTCGAGGCGGGCTTCGCCGTCAGCGCCCTGGGCGTCCGCGAGAGCCGGTTGGAGGAGCGCTTCCTCGCGCTGACCGAGGCGCGCCGGGGGGAGGGTTGA
- a CDS encoding ABC transporter permease: protein MASLGTLFGVELAKIVRRPMTWILVVILFGFTVLVYTSLILALVSGFEGNVTVEGAEGQSFEDMILLPDGFSLGVGLAQGVGSVLLAILAAGTFGSEFSWGTLRTMLLMRADRVRLLIAKLLVLLLAVVVVMLLGAAIGLFGSLVAGIVVDGSLRTDQWLTASFFRDAARLMLIGMVYSTFWTLFAAALTIVTRSLAAGIGVTMAALFVGDFTTSIIAGLGTLGRWISRIFPNTALNALSTGTDLVATDWAWIVTNLVGYTALMLAIAVVRFRRMNMISGGGG from the coding sequence ATGGCATCGCTCGGAACCCTGTTCGGCGTCGAGCTGGCCAAGATCGTTCGCCGGCCGATGACCTGGATCCTCGTGGTGATCCTCTTCGGGTTCACCGTGCTCGTCTACACCTCCCTGATCCTGGCGTTGGTGAGCGGATTCGAGGGGAACGTGACCGTCGAGGGCGCCGAAGGACAGAGCTTCGAGGACATGATCCTCCTGCCGGACGGCTTCTCGCTGGGCGTCGGGCTGGCGCAGGGCGTCGGCAGCGTGCTCCTGGCGATCCTGGCCGCCGGCACCTTCGGCAGCGAGTTCTCCTGGGGCACGCTGCGCACCATGCTGTTGATGCGTGCGGACCGGGTGCGCCTGCTGATCGCCAAGCTGCTGGTCCTGCTGCTGGCCGTGGTCGTCGTCATGCTCCTGGGAGCGGCGATCGGGCTGTTCGGGTCGTTGGTGGCGGGTATCGTGGTGGACGGGTCACTGCGCACCGACCAGTGGCTCACCGCCAGCTTCTTCCGCGACGCGGCCCGCCTGATGCTGATCGGCATGGTCTATTCGACCTTCTGGACGCTCTTCGCGGCGGCACTGACGATCGTCACCCGCTCGCTGGCGGCCGGGATCGGCGTGACCATGGCCGCCCTTTTCGTCGGGGACTTCACGACGAGCATCATCGCGGGGCTGGGTACGCTCGGCCGGTGGATCTCCCGCATCTTCCCGAACACCGCGCTCAACGCCTTGTCGACCGGCACCGACCTGGTAGCGACCGACTGGGCCTGGATCGTCACCAACCTGGTGGGCTACACCGCGCTGATGCTCGCGATCGCGGTGGTGCGCTTCCGGCGCATGAACATGATCTCGGGCGGCGGAGGGTAG